From Elephas maximus indicus isolate mEleMax1 chromosome 1, mEleMax1 primary haplotype, whole genome shotgun sequence, a single genomic window includes:
- the TRIM39 gene encoding E3 ubiquitin-protein ligase TRIM39 isoform X1, with product MAETGLLEAGASAASTAAALENLQVEASCSVCLEYLKEPVIIECGHNFCKACITRWWEDLERDFPCPVCRKTSRYRSLRPNRQLGSMVEIAKQLQAVKRKIRDESLCPQHHEALNLFCYEDQEPVCLICAISHTHRVHTVVPLDDATQEYKEKLQKCLDPLEQKLQDITRCKSSEEKKPGELKRLVESRRQQILTEFEELHRRLDEEQQVLLSRLEEEEQDILQRLRENAAHLGDKRRDLAHLAAEVEGKCLQSGFEMLKDVKSTLEKCEKVKTMEVTSVSIELEKNFSNFPRQYFALRKILKQLIADVTLDPETAHPNLVLSEDRKSVKFVETRLRDLPDTPRRFTFYPCVLATEGFTSGRHYWEVEVGDKTHWAVGVCQDSVSRKGELTPLPETGYWRVRLWNGDKYAATTTPFTPLHIKVKPKRVGIFLDYEAGTLSFYNVTDRSHIYTFTDTFTEKLWPLFYPGIRAGRKNAAPLTIRPPTDWE from the exons ATGGCAGAGACGGGTCTGTTAGAGGCTGGGGCCTCTGCAGCATCCACAGCTGCAGCTCTGGAGAACTTACAGGTGGAGGCAAGCTGCTCTGTGTGCCTGGAGTACCTGAAGGAGCCTGTCATCATTGAGTGTGGGCACAACTTCTGCAAAGCTTGCATCACACGCTGGTGGGAGGACCTGGAGAGGGACTTCCCTTGTCCTGTGTGTCGAAAAACGTCCCGCTACCGCAGTCTCCGACCCAATCGGCAACTAGGCAGCATGGTAGAAATTGCCAAGCAGCTCCAGGCTGTCAAGAGGAAGATCCGGGATGAGAGCCTCTGCCCCCAGCACCATGAGGCCCTCAACCTCTTCTGCTATGAGGACCAGGAGCCTGTATGTTTGATATGTGCAATTTCCCACACACACCGAGTCCACACCGTCGTGCCGCTGGACGATGCCACACAGGAGTACAAG gAAAAGCTACAGAAGTGCCTGGACCCCCTGGAGCAGAAGCTGCAGGATATCACCCGCTGCAAGTCCTCTGAGGAGAAAAAGCCTGGAGAGCTCAAG AGACTGGTGGAGAGTCGCCGGCAGCAGATCCTAACGGAGTTTGAGGAGCTTCATAGGCGGTTGGATGAAGAACAGCAGGTGTTGCTTTCACGACTGGAGGAGGAGGAACAGGATATTCTGCAGCGTCTCCGAGAAAATGCTGCTCACCTTGGGGACAAGCGCCGGGACCTGGCCCACTTGGCTGCTGAGGTGGAGGGCAAGTGCTTACAGTCGGGCTTCGAGATGCTTAAG GATGTCAAAAGTACCTTGGAAAA ATGTGAGAAAGTGAAGACCATGGAGGTAACTTCCGTATCCATAGAGCTGGAGAAGAACTTCAGCAATTTCCCCCGACAGTACTTTGCCTTGAGGAAGATCCTTAAACAGCTCATTG CGGACGTGACCCTGGACCCTGAGACTGCTCATCCTAACCTAGTCTTGTCGGAAGATCGTAAGAGTGTCAAGTTCGTGGAGACAAGACTCCGGGACCTCCCTGACACACCACGGCGTTTCACCTTCTACCCTTGTGTCCTGGCTACAGAGGGTTTCACTTCAGGTCGACACTACTGGGAGGTGGAGGTGGGCGACAAGACCCACTGGGCAGTGGGTGTGTGCCAGGACTCCGTGAGCCGAAAGGGCGAGCTAACTCCACTCCCTGAGACTGGCTACTGGCGGGTGCGGCTGTGGAATGGGGACAAATATGCGGCCACTACCACGCCTTTTACCCCTTTGCACATCAAGGTGAAACCCAAGCGGGTTGGCATATTCTTAGACTATGAGGCTGGCACGCTGTCTTTTTACAACGTCACAGACCGTTCTCATATCTACACCTTCACTGACACTTTTACTGAGAAACTTTGGCCCCTCTTCTATCCAGGCATCCGGGCCGGTCGGAAGAATGCTGCGCCACTTACCATTAGGCCCCCTACAGATTGGGAGTGA
- the TRIM39 gene encoding E3 ubiquitin-protein ligase TRIM39 isoform X2, translating into MAETGLLEAGASAASTAAALENLQVEASCSVCLEYLKEPVIIECGHNFCKACITRWWEDLERDFPCPVCRKTSRYRSLRPNRQLGSMVEIAKQLQAVKRKIRDESLCPQHHEALNLFCYEDQEPVCLICAISHTHRVHTVVPLDDATQEYKEKLQKCLDPLEQKLQDITRCKSSEEKKPGELKRLVESRRQQILTEFEELHRRLDEEQQVLLSRLEEEEQDILQRLRENAAHLGDKRRDLAHLAAEVEGKCLQSGFEMLKDVKSTLEKCEKVKTMEVTSVSIELEKNFSNFPRQYFALRKILKQLIADVTLDPETAHPNLVLSEDRKSVKFVETRLRDLPDTPRRFTFYPCVLATEGFTSGRHYWEVEASGPVGRMLRHLPLGPLQIGSDRFSSLYSV; encoded by the exons ATGGCAGAGACGGGTCTGTTAGAGGCTGGGGCCTCTGCAGCATCCACAGCTGCAGCTCTGGAGAACTTACAGGTGGAGGCAAGCTGCTCTGTGTGCCTGGAGTACCTGAAGGAGCCTGTCATCATTGAGTGTGGGCACAACTTCTGCAAAGCTTGCATCACACGCTGGTGGGAGGACCTGGAGAGGGACTTCCCTTGTCCTGTGTGTCGAAAAACGTCCCGCTACCGCAGTCTCCGACCCAATCGGCAACTAGGCAGCATGGTAGAAATTGCCAAGCAGCTCCAGGCTGTCAAGAGGAAGATCCGGGATGAGAGCCTCTGCCCCCAGCACCATGAGGCCCTCAACCTCTTCTGCTATGAGGACCAGGAGCCTGTATGTTTGATATGTGCAATTTCCCACACACACCGAGTCCACACCGTCGTGCCGCTGGACGATGCCACACAGGAGTACAAG gAAAAGCTACAGAAGTGCCTGGACCCCCTGGAGCAGAAGCTGCAGGATATCACCCGCTGCAAGTCCTCTGAGGAGAAAAAGCCTGGAGAGCTCAAG AGACTGGTGGAGAGTCGCCGGCAGCAGATCCTAACGGAGTTTGAGGAGCTTCATAGGCGGTTGGATGAAGAACAGCAGGTGTTGCTTTCACGACTGGAGGAGGAGGAACAGGATATTCTGCAGCGTCTCCGAGAAAATGCTGCTCACCTTGGGGACAAGCGCCGGGACCTGGCCCACTTGGCTGCTGAGGTGGAGGGCAAGTGCTTACAGTCGGGCTTCGAGATGCTTAAG GATGTCAAAAGTACCTTGGAAAA ATGTGAGAAAGTGAAGACCATGGAGGTAACTTCCGTATCCATAGAGCTGGAGAAGAACTTCAGCAATTTCCCCCGACAGTACTTTGCCTTGAGGAAGATCCTTAAACAGCTCATTG CGGACGTGACCCTGGACCCTGAGACTGCTCATCCTAACCTAGTCTTGTCGGAAGATCGTAAGAGTGTCAAGTTCGTGGAGACAAGACTCCGGGACCTCCCTGACACACCACGGCGTTTCACCTTCTACCCTTGTGTCCTGGCTACAGAGGGTTTCACTTCAGGTCGACACTACTGGGAGGTGGAG GCATCCGGGCCGGTCGGAAGAATGCTGCGCCACTTACCATTAGGCCCCCTACAGATTGGGAGTGACAG GTTTTCTAGTCTCTACTCAGTATAA
- the RPP21 gene encoding ribonuclease P protein subunit p21, with product MAGQVKDREAFKRLSFLYQATHCVLAQNPENQALARFYCHTDRTIAKRLLLRRDPSVKKTLCRGCSSLLIPGLTWTQRQRRCKGQRWTVQSCLTCQRSQ from the exons ATGGCGGGGCAGGTGAAGGACCGCGAAGCCTTCAAGAGGCTCAGCTTCCTGTACCAG GCCACCCACTGCGTCCTCGCGCAGAACCCTGAGAACCAGGCGCTGGCGAGGTTTTATTGCCACACGGACAGGACCATTGCGAAGCGGCTCCTCCTGCGGCG GGACCCATCGGTGAAGAAGACCCTCTGTCGTGGCTGCTCTTCCCTCCTCATCCCGGGCCTGACATGGACCCAGCGCCAGAGAC GCTGCAAGGGACAGCGCTGGACAGTACAGAGCTGCCTAACATGCCAGCGCAGCCAATGA